CGTCCGGCGCCAggtgcccgcattcatgccgttgtAGAGCGCCCCGCTCCATATTGAAGACAACTCAGGGTGAACACGACCTCTCACTGactccgccattgaagcggcacATCGGTCGAGCGCGCCGCCAGCGACGCGTCTCCCGTGTTTGCGCTCGTTCAATGCCGGAGACGTGGTACTGGACGGGACGGGACAGATATCTTCATGTCCGTTGAATGTCCCATCCATCTGTATGCCGCCATCAAGCAGGCTCGCCgcccgagaaacccactctagtgCGGTGCATTGCCGCACCAGACCGGAATCCTCTATTTAAAGATGGCCACACTTGGCTAACTCCACGCCACAACACAAACCGCTCCCCATCCTCCCCCACTGCATCCACCATGACTGCAGGCGACGAAACTCTGCGGGAGAGCCTTTCCACTTAGGTGAAACACGAAGTGGCCGCCCTTGCCGCCGCCCAACAGAGCCGTTGTGCCAGGCGGATCGAGGTCGGCTTGCCGACCAGCTCGCCCGAGGTCTCCAATAACGAGGACGACACCACGATGGAGACGTGCTCCAACGACACCGCCCCGCCTCCCACGTCTCCTGTGCATGGACGGCTTTTTTTCGGTGGATGTTCGAGCGGCTAGAAATACCTAGCCGTCGCCCCCTCGGCCCACAGACCTAAGTGGCGTGGCTGGCCCAGTTTGTTTGCTGGAAAAAAAGGGGGTGTTACGCGAGGTGTTAGATGGGCCGACGGCCCATTCCGGCTTGTTGCATTAACGGACGGGAGCAAAAACGCTATTGCACATGTGTATTTTCTCTTTAGCCCCTGTAGTCCTTCGTATTTTTACGCAACTTTATTCCTGCTGAGTTATTTTGCGTATAAAGTCCTGGGCATGTCAGTTAGCTAAAAAGGCATTTTCAGCCATAAAAGAGACTCGGGAATTTgattttagggccaattttcaggTCTAGGATGCTCTTAACATGCTACGTTAATGTACATGCTTTACCCAAAAAGGCttccgccccgctttatatataaagcaaagatcaaCACCACCAAGTACAGACGCACGCCACCACAACatacgcacacacccaaggcaggatataTAGGCGCTGAGCGCGGCAACACCACCCCTAACACTAACGTGAAGAGACCGAAACCGCATACGACGAACCGTGGGCTCCCagacggcgccttcaggaaggatacgacaccggagcgccgccaccgcccgatccgaggatcagagtttcccctcgAGCCGCACGAAGGGTAGTGAGAGCCgcaacgacgccttcaagaagggaactttcgccgccgccggtccctcCGAAGAAAGAACAGGTTTTCATCCCGGACAACACTCACCACCACCGATcgccacaccccggctaccacgccgcccacacggccatggccaccgggcagcacccAGCCACGGGCTCGGCCCAAGAGCACCGCGCAACCACCAcccccagggccgccgccccggcatccaagacctagaCACCACCACACCCGAGATCCGCcactaccccaaccaaagagacgagcggaaagaTCTAGCCTTTCCCACTCCTGGACATCCCCCAGtgccgagacccaataggccggccaaaaCGGGCCTCCATCGACTCATCCTGCCGCACCGGGCgggagacgagctcggtcctgcggcACCATGTGTGAGACGAGGTcggtcctgctgcaccgtgcgcgagacgaggtcggtcctacgacaccgtgcgcgagacgaggtcggtcccgccgcgccgggcgcgagacgagcgatggaccgcAACTGGGAGAAGGCCAGCCCTTCGACAGAAGTAGAGCCCGGACGACGAGGAGATGACGCAAAGGTCGACACGGTCCGACCGCAGACGAGCCGACACCGGAGAAAACCAGTCGTCACCGCGGGCAGAGCCGCCAAACCACCGtgtagccgccgcgccgccggacgGCCGCCGCTGGACCATACAACACTGCGGCCGCCCACGGCCGGAGCAACAACCAAGACGGGCCACTGCcccaccccgcgccgcccgccggaaTCCAGCCATGAGACCAGGCCGGGCACGCGACCACCCGAAGCctctgctccgccgccgccatccgccTCCAGAGAACCAACCAGAGCTGGAGAAGACCGACGGAGGTCGGAGGTCCTCCCGAGCCGCCCGCAGCCCATCGACGCCCAGATCTGATCCAGGACGCGGCCACGGGCACGCAGCAGCCAGGACGCCGCTGAGCCGCGACACGACGCCGACCGGAGCCACCGCCACAGCGCCGCCAGGCCCCACGCGCGCCTGACGCCTCCGACGGGTGGGCCGCCCCGCGTCGCCCAGATCCGAGCGGAGGAGGAAGAAgcccccgccgccagccaccgcaaGGGCTTTGCCcgggcggatccggccggcggcagcggggggggggggggggggaggagcgagGGAAGGGGGTTAGAGGCGGGGGACGGCGGCGCCACCCGAGCCGCCCGCGGGGGTGAGAGGGGGAGGAGTCTTTCGCCAAAAATCACGCCATGTACATGCTTTTACTGTTTTAGATTAATTGTTGCCTACTTTTAATCGCTATGTAATGCATATTTAAGCATGTTATAAATATCAGAACCTCATTTTGATGAATAAAATGTATCATTTTTGCTTTTACATCATGGATTATCTGATGCAACCATGTATTTCTATTAGTCATTCTGCTAATTAGTTATTACTGATAAATAACAATGCCTTTCTTACACAGCTGATTCGCCAATGATGACCAGTCAGTGGCAGGAACCACTTGCTTTGGCGCTAATGACTGCCCAACTATCTATGTTCGACCATTAGCTACCAAGCCGTTTCAATGGTCTTCGGTTCGACCATTTTGTCTTCTGTAGGAAATGCCTTGCTCGAAAATTATGTAGCACCAAAACTGTTGGATGCCCTCTCAAACCTTTTGATTACTTAGTATGAAAATAGTGTACATAAGGCATTCTGTGCTGGCTCCGTGGTTTGCTAATTGCTTTCCTTGCTCAATATTGATCTCACGGCAACTGTAGCTATTATGCCCCCCTGCCCTCGGTACTGAACTTGATGTAAACTTGGTCCAATTTTGTTATCTTATAAACATGATAAGCTTGCCCCAGAATTATAATATACCTGACACACACTTAGTCACAAAAGTGTTATCTTATAAACATGATAAGCTTGCCCCAGAAGTAAATCATTTCCATTGGGAAAAGGCACTACCATGTCTCTATGTTTTTTCATAAGTTCAAAAAAGTTTGACCAGAGTGGGATTTGACACTAATGTGAGCGGTTCGATCCTTGTATGAAGCAGAAGTAAATCATTTCCATTGGGAAAAGGTACTACCATGTCTCTATGTTTTTTCATAAAAAGTTCAAAAAAGTTTGACCAGAGTGGGATTTGACACTAATGTGAACTTGGTCCAATTTTGTTATCTTATAAACATGATAAGCTTGCCCCAGAATTATAATATACCTGACACACACTTAGTCACAAAAGTGTTATCTTATAAACATGATAAGCTTGCCCCAGAAGTAAATCATTTCCATTGGGAAAAGGCACTACCATGTCTCTATGTTTTTTCATAAGTTCAAAAAAGTTTGACCAGAGTGGGATTTGACACTAATGTGAGCGGTTCGATCCTTGTATGAAGCAGAAGTAAATCATTTCCATTGGGAAAAGGTACTACCATGTCTCTATGTTTTTTCATAAGTTCAAAAAAGTTTGACCAGAGTGGGATTTGACACTAATGTGAGCGGTTCGATCCTTGTATGAAGCAGAAGTAAATCATTTCCATTGGGAAAAGGTACTACCATGTCTCTATGTTTTTTCATAAGTTCAAAAAAGTTTGACCAGAGTGGGATTTGACACTAATGTGAGCGGTTCGATCCTTGTATGAAGCAGAAGTAAATCATTTCCATTGGGAAAAGGTACTACCATGTCTCTATGTTTTTTCATAAAAAGTTCAAAAAAGTTTGACCAGAGTGGGATTTGAACCCACGCCCTTTCGGACCAGAGCCTTAATCTGGCGCCTTAGACCAACTCGGCCATCTGATCATTTTTGTATAATTTCCTCGTTTGCTCTTTACAATACGGCACATGATCCCACATCAACGGCTTAAGGGAACCATAACCGTTAAGTAGAGAGGAAAACTAGCATCTGCTATACTAAAGAGTTGCTCTGTATACAGTGTGGGAGGAGAAATTTGCATGCATCTCAAAAGTGCTCCAAGTTAACCAGGGCAGTCCAATGGCCAAGCTTGTGGGATGCGGGTTTGCAATTGCTAGTAGGACATTCAGGGAGAAAATCAGCACGGCGGGATGATCAGCAACAAGCTTGGGGAGTGGTGTCAAGATGTGTTTGAACGGCTAGTGGATCGATGTATAGCTTTTATGCTTCCTGAACACCAACACCACCTACACGACTGAACTATATCCCCTTCCCCACTGCACGTCAGATATCTTCAGATAGCGAAGAAATCCAAAACATACAATCCATACAGGTGGGTGAGATATGTGACGCAGGCCAACTCGTACGTACGAAGCTGGCCTGTGATGACATTGCTTGTACAATTCTTCTGAAGGCCCTTCCCACCTGTTCATTGTGCAATTATCTTGGACAGAGTGACATGTATTGTATGGGGATCCCAACATCACTGTGCTCCTGTAGCTTAACTTTCTTTTAGTGTTAACTTTTCCTTATGTAATATGCAGAAAATACATGATGCGGACGTACAAAGCTACCATGTGCTCAACATTGCCACTCATCAGCATGTAATCATGTTGACAAACATTACGGACGTACAAAGCTACCATGTGCTCAACATTGCCACTCAGCATGTTTCCAGAAAAGGAACATCATATGAACACTGAATACAAACGAGTAATGACTGTACATCCTTGGAGTAATGAACGAACAATCGCTTCTGCCATCACTCCTGCAAGAGCCACATCTAAGGCGTTTTGTTCTGGGGCTATAGCAGAGTGAGGATGACGATGCGCTTCAACTGATCATGACATTATGCTAAAGTGCGTATACACGAGATCAACGACATCAGCCAACGTCCTCAAATGCTTTGTGCTTCTCAAAATCGAAGATACCAGAGTTTTGACTCATGGTGCTAAATCTTTGCATATGTGTCGGTGCGTGCCCTCAGAGCCTCGGTGCGCCTACTCTTTCCCATTTCTTCTACCAACCAGTCGATACCCAGTTTGATCCCCGTCCTGCCATAAAAAGGTGATTAAAAAAGAGAGGTCTGCACAACTTTCTTCATGTCTACCTTCCAAGTGGCTAGTTCAATGTATCCTTGactatcatatactccctccgtccaaaaataagtgactcaactttgtactattttgggacggagggggtaTTAAAAAAAGGGCACCCGGTGGATGTAggtcccgcttgcgcagggtccggggaagggtccgaccactttgggtctattgtacgcaacCTTTCCCtgcatttctgtaagaggctgtttacACTTTGGGTCACAACTCACagggcagcagctttaccactgtgccaaggctccccttcactaTCATATATTCATAGAAGAAAAATATATGAAGCGATGTACATTTACATAAGAATGAGTTAAGCAATGTGGTTGCTAGCCTAAACTGAATCATTGAAACTCCATTTTGATAAGAAATTAGTAGAAATATGCATAATAATGGATAATCCTTCAGTATGAAGCAAATAAGTTTGGGAACTGAAGGGATTGCTCTACTTACCCATCATATGCAGATCCCGCAACAAACATATATGGCCTCTCATCAAACTCTTTAAGGTGAAGATGTCTGTCCAATTCTTCTTCTGTGACAGATGCTGGTAAATCCTGTTGAGAGGAGCATCCAAACATGAAAAATATAAGAGGCACGAGGAAAATGGCTAAAGCAACATATCAAGATGAAATGAACTTGCAGGGGACTAAATGAATAATATGGACAGTTATTTTTTTCTGCAGCGTGTCTCTCATCTTCAAAATGTTACGAATACCACCGAGTGCTATAATGCGTCAATTCTTGAACAACTTCAATTATGCGGGTTAAAGCATGTTTCACCTGTTACATGCTCTGAGCTCTACATATGATGCATATTCATGGCCTAGGGAGCATGGAAACTGATACCCTCTGACACTTAAACAGCTGTGGATTGGTTTACAACTACTGTGTATTGTATGCACATGAAAAATAATTTTTCCAGAAGTGCCAATTTTCATCCAAGTAATTGCAGTTTTCAGTTCAGAGTGAATGCATTGAGTTTTGTAAGGTAATTTAAGTATGGTGTATATTACTCAACCTGTTTGTTGGCGAATACGAGTAGTGGTGCCTCTTGCAGATCCTCGTGACGAAGCACTTTCTCTGCAACAAAAATGTTTGAGTCAACATTCACCCCAGTAATGATCCTAACTTTTCCAGTCCTTGACAGACTTTACTAGAACATACAGTTAACAGCACAAGTTACACGAATGTTTTCTGACGAAAGAAATGGAAGCAACTTACCAAGAGCAGATTTGGCATCTTCAAATGTTGATGCGGAGGCAGAGTCGATAACATATACTATAGCATGAGCCTCATCATAATATTTCTCCCATATTGTTCTTAGGCCAGGCTGTCAAAAACATGTAGTTAGCATTAGAATTTGCAATGTCTAGAAAAAGAATGCTATCTATATTGTAGTCTTTGTGAAATTATGGAATGAAGTTTATTTTTGCCTGTTAGCTTTCACAAAGTGAAGGCCATATAACTACAGTTTAGTATGCTTCCTTAAGCAAAACTTAAACCACATAATGGGAAAGGTCTAACTTGTCAATTATCAGTATTACCAAAGCTTATGTTCTTAAAAGGCTGAAAGTACGTCAGACAGCAGGAGCAGTAACAGAGAAACTTCCGCAAAAAATATTAGGTACATTGTCACGAACGTAGACCAGGATCTCTGTAGTATCAAAGTATAAGGTCTTACTTAAGATAAGCATTTGCTTCAGTTTTGCCATAAACGTGAAAAAACTTATAAACATGATGGTTACATGCCTTCCGTATAAGCATCAACTCTaatgttctactccctccgttcctaaatatttgtctttttaaagatttcaaatggactatcccatatggatgtatatagacatattttagagtgtacattcactcattttgctccgtatgtagtcacttgttgaaatctctagaaagacaaatatttaggaacggagggagtaataatttgCATGTCCAGAGGAAACTTTTACGTTTGAGGGTTCTAAATAAGGGATGAAAACTGGCCTACACTTCTAGTCCAGGTACTTTGGTTGCAAAATGAAGCGTATTCTATCTCCAGGTATTAAAGTAAGATCATGAAAAAAATAAAGTACAAATGCATTTGATCTGAACGTCAATTAGTTCCTTTTATCCTTACACGGGAATGGGGTCTTTATTGCTCGGTTAAAGGTTTAGAAATCAGTGAAACACAATCCATTAACCAGTGCGACCCGGTTCTAGCAAAATTAGATACAACATGTGCAGCTCTACCATGGTTACGATTAATTTTCTTGAGCAAGAATCTTTGATTTCCAGATTTCATCATTTTGATCTCCATTAATGAAAATGGAGATCGGAGAAATGAGCAAATCTGAACCTATCTTTGATGAAATGAAAATAGTCCTGGATGATGAATGGAGAAATTTCATCGAAGAGCTTGTCAACCAGAAATTTTGGCCAATAGCACAAGAAACCATACCTGACCTCCCAGATCCCAGAAAACAAGTTTTACATTTGCATCTTCAATACGTCCAATATTAAGCCCCACAGTTGGACCAATACGATCATGTGGAAGACCTTCTCCTTTCAAATAGATTGACTTCAACTTTTCTAGCAAGGTCTACATAGTCATTATTAGAAGCACATCAAGTTTTGATACGGATACAAATAAACTCAATCTTCAACACATAAGGGAGATAGTTGACTCAATACTTCATACATGTAAACATAAGTTTGAGATGAATTACCGTCTTCCCAGCCTTATCGACTCCAAGGATGAGCACACGGAACTCTGTCTTGCTGAACACATGGTTCCATAGACCATGTAACAAGGAGAACATTGCTGGTATTCCCCTCTTCTCAATCAGCTACCAGCTTACAGTGCAGATGATCCCTGAAACTGAAAAGTCAACCTCATGTTACAAACATATGCCTTGAGGGATGATCGAACATATGAAACTGAATCAACTAAACACTGGACAATGAGCAGGTTCCGGCTTGCAAAGTTTCACCGGCTCCAGCACAGTATCACCAAACGCGATTCCCTGCCCGCCGCACTTGCAAAGCATGATATTCGCAAACTACACATTTCCAAACAGCGGATCAATCCAGACCATCTACCAACACCATCTTGGGTATCAAACTGAATAAACGGCACCAATTCGGCCCAAGCGGAACCGATTGGACGCGGCTTCACCGATAGAGATCTCCCACCGATCCTACTACGTCCTTCCCCTCCCAGATCCCAATTCCGTCAAGGAGCGGGATCGGACTCAAAATTCCCGTGAATCCGAGCCACTGTCTCTGCAATTTACTAAGGCGTGTAGAAACCACCACGAAGAAGGCAGAGAAGCCGCGGCGGGATGGGCAGGATCTCTTCGAGCGAGCAAATTCTCCCTGTGAGATCTGAGAGAAGAGAGCAGGTGAGACGGAGGGGGAGGATCGCACCTTGCCGGCCGCCGCGCGGATCTGTGGGGAGACTGGGCGCGCTCGCGGTCacgctcgccgtcgtcgccgcgtcgttggtcctggctgctgagtttttcctttttttttcgagACAAGGTCCTGGCTGCGAAGTGCACTGCGCTCCGAGTTGCGGAGAGCCCGGAGACggagaggaagcagaagaagacgTGGGCCGGGGTTACAGGTCTCATGACTCCGCATTTGTTGGGCCGGCTGGGTTCCTTCGTTGAGCCTAAGGTCTGCAGCCCACGTGACTATGGGGAGGATGCTAACGCTCCACTGCTGTGAGAACACCcgctcaaaaaaaaacaaaaaactgttATGTGAGAACAAGTCGCATTCTCGGCTctatccctcaaaaaaaaaagtcgCATTATCGGCTCTAGAGGTCAGTCAACAAAAAACTGCCGGCGAAGAAAGAGGCGCGCCGCGTGTCGTGCTCGTCCTAGAACCACGTGTTCCACATATcggagtcgggggcgtacctgggGCGTAGTACAGGTCGtccggcaggaggcggcggcggcgctggatctCCTCGCGGCGCGCATGACCGCTCGTCGGGACCGGCGGGATCGGCACCCGGTCGGTGGAGAGATGCCAGTTATTGGGGAGGTGCACGTGGCTCCACGGGAGCGGCGTCCCCGTCTCCCAATAACGTCGGCATACATCCGCGTTGATGTACTGCCGGTCGCGCTCACCGCCGGACGTAGGGCCGATGGTGAATGGGGCAGGCGCGGGGGCCTGACGCGGTGGTGATGTGGGCTCCTCTTTCACGGAGTCGCGGCGGCGGACCGAGGAAGAgccagcctcgcggtcgtgcttccccttgcggccggTGTTCCAGAACCCCATGGCTGCGAGGCGGACGGCCGGCGAGAtcgaggatggggagagggagagCTAGAGTTTGGGGcgtgtcgggtttcgaggaggcagCACGGGCTGGAGTGGGGAGTGTGGACGACGACAACTAGTCCACGacttcccatttaagaaggacggcgaccgttcgcttgggcggatgacaggtgggaccgatcGCCCGTGCGCATTAATGTTGgccggtgggaggtaggtggccgcctgccatgcGGCTCCGAAGCGGACGAGCGACGCGTCCATTTGTTGTCCGCCACGACCCAAACCCGGCACATGTTTGcactcgaaatgggtcggcccggacacaaaacggaccagatgggttcaggccgtcgcgcgctgggccgtgTGGTCTACCCGTTTTGCCCCAAATGGACGGGGCCGGACGGGTTGGGGTCGCGCTCTGGAGTTGGCCTAATCTCGTTGTTGGTATGTTGCATGTCTAGCTGGGCCTGGCCCGACGGATGCAAAAAGGACCCCCGGCCAGGCTGAGCAGAATCGCAAGTTTCAGCCGTTCCCACTGTAGggcgaatttttttgttttctactacgtttttcaacatttcgttcatgtctatgagttaccaaacctacagggtcacaagctgAAGGCAATCATGATCTGTcgagtgttagtaggacgggagtcatgagaatatatttgtggaattatttcatgaatattcggaatagttccaagaggattcggaagcgtttcggggtcaccagaagggtttcgGAGAGTGTCGAGTAATACCGGGTATTAtcgataaatatatatatatatataggtggaaaatgtttctagAGATgctaaattatatatataatggtctgaaaatatttagaacacttttatatttaatttaatacaaacgggccttaaaaggccaaccggagaaggcaacttgggccacaagggcccaaatGGGGAGGTGCCCCTTCCCtaaaggaaggaggccgaattggggtgGAGGGTGAGTCGGACTCCTCCCTTCCCTGGCCGGCGCACCAAGGGGGGTTCCTTTCCCTTggtggcagccctccctctccctctaacCTATGTATAGTGGAGGTATTGGCCCTTTTCAATATACAAGTTTTGGAGTCTCTTATAGTTCATCTAGTTATAGTTCTAGTTCATCCTAGTTGACTAATCAAAGCTAGCTCTAGTTTCTCGAATCCTCGTAATTGGAAGCCCAATGTGGTTCTAATCtgctccctctaattctccgacgacgattagctctggacggcgaagcgttgccggatcgtgaaggttgcacgcttgcaaccaagtagagaggtcgtgctttcggtcttcagtTTGAGGGACTGTTCGTGGGCGGTTCGCGGGATCGTTCATCGACGGGTCGAaagactccaagtacgatctacatcgTCACAACTCTTATTCTGCTGTAACTCGGTGACGGTAACGATCGTGATCACAACTTGTTATatacatcttcatattgatcttgcgtgtgtgtaggtgcaatttgtttttgattttctACTACGTTTCACAACACTTCCCATCCTATGGATCTGGTTGATTAACACGCATCTATGTGAGCTATTGGTCTAGTAGTTTTCTTCATTAGCATGGATGTTCTCCTCCTACGTTTTTTGGGTGAGCTCTTGGGCTGGTAACATTTTTTATTATCATGAATCTGTCCCCGAGATCTTGCTAACTTGTGCATATATTTTGTTCTGTTTTGGGCATGCAAATGATGTCAATATTATCAGTGTCCATGCCTTTATTAATATATAAATTTGTGACGAATTTATATAGATGGATgatgatgtctgctaggactacgtcggtatttccccaaagaggaagggatgatgcagcacagtgacggtaggtattttcctcggtgatgaaaccaaggttaccgaaccagtaagagaaccaaacaacacaacgtaaacagcccctgcacacaaataacaaccactcgcaacccgatgtgttaaaggggttgtcaatccctttcgggtaacggcaccagaGATGGCTCGTGGACGggaaaaagttgtaatagattgatagatcgaacgccaaataaaataaataataataaaacacagcgaggtatttttgtgtttttggtttaatagatctgaaaataaatgcaaaggaaaagtagatcgtaaaggcaaatatatgagaaagagacccggggtcgtaggtttcactagtggcttctctcgagaaaaatagcaaacggcgggtgaacaaattactgttgggcaattgatagaacttcaaataatcatgacgatatcgaggcaatgatcactatataggcatcacgtcacgattagtagaccgactcctgcttgcatctactactattactccacacatcgaccgctatccagcatgcatctagtgtattaagttcatggagaaacatagtaatgcaataagaacgatgacatgatgtagacaagatctatctatgtagagatagaccccatcgttttatccttagtagcaacgatacatacgtgtcggttcccttctgtcactgggatcaagcaccgtaagatcgaacccactacaaagcacctcttcccattacaagataaatagatcaagttggccaaaaaaacccaaatatcggtgaagaaatacgaggctgtaagagatcatgcataaaagagatcaaagaaactcaaatactttcaaggatataaaaagatataactgatcataaactcaaagttaatcagatcccaacaaacacaccgcaaa
This DNA window, taken from Triticum aestivum cultivar Chinese Spring chromosome 1D, IWGSC CS RefSeq v2.1, whole genome shotgun sequence, encodes the following:
- the LOC123180267 gene encoding ADP-ribosylation factor-like protein 1 — translated: MFSLLHGLWNHVFSKTEFRVLILGVDKAGKTTLLEKLKSIYLKGEGLPHDRIGPTVGLNIGRIEDANVKLVFWDLGGQPGLRTIWEKYYDEAHAIVYVIDSASASTFEDAKSALEKVLRHEDLQEAPLLVFANKQDLPASVTEEELDRHLHLKEFDERPYMFVAGSAYDGTGIKLGIDWLVEEMGKSRRTEALRARTDTYAKI